One Mycolicibacterium goodii genomic region harbors:
- a CDS encoding ABC transporter ATP-binding protein — MISDEPITPPVLPVATARRSAAWLVADLRRRRSALVAVVAVGIAAAGASVVPIYLLGMLVDRVRQGGDTSDLVTLGAVIAAAAVAGGLGTGLSTYLTTKLGEQMLADLRERVLERALNLPATLIEESGRGDLLSRVGPDVAVVARTVAQVLPVILNGFFLGIVTLVGMASLDWRLGLAGALAIPAYIAGLRWYLPRSAPMYADERIAIANRAQVTVESIQGARTIDAYEIHDRHLADIDRASRRARDISIAVFTFFTRLVGRVNRAEFIGLTATLVVGFLLVRSGGVTVGQVTAAALMFHRLFNPIGELMYNFDEIQSASASLARLVGVIDLDVGGRGTRHTGSATPYGADVVVDNVSFAYDAGREVLHGVSLTIPAGTRCALVGTTGAGKTTLAGIVAGMLTPTAGQARIGGVPVTEIADLRRWVATITQEVHVFSGPLIDDLRLVAPAATLDEVLAALETVGASTWVKALDDGLDTHVGEHGLELTAAQAQHVAMARLVLADPKVVVLDEATAEAGSAHAAELEDAAAAATAGRTTLIVAHRLTQAAQADQVAVMADGRIVEHGTHAELIAMGGRYAQLWQAWSRHN; from the coding sequence ATGATCTCCGACGAACCGATCACACCACCGGTGCTGCCGGTCGCGACGGCAAGGCGCTCCGCCGCGTGGCTGGTGGCCGACCTGCGCCGCAGGCGGAGCGCCCTGGTCGCGGTGGTGGCGGTCGGGATCGCGGCTGCCGGTGCCTCGGTGGTCCCGATCTATCTGCTCGGCATGCTGGTCGACCGGGTCCGACAGGGCGGTGACACAAGCGATCTCGTGACGCTCGGCGCGGTGATCGCGGCAGCGGCCGTGGCGGGCGGTCTCGGGACCGGGTTGTCCACCTACCTCACCACCAAACTCGGCGAACAGATGCTCGCCGACCTGCGCGAGCGGGTCCTGGAACGCGCGCTGAACCTACCGGCGACCCTGATCGAGGAGAGCGGGCGCGGCGATCTGCTGTCACGTGTCGGGCCCGACGTGGCTGTCGTCGCCCGCACCGTCGCGCAGGTCCTGCCGGTGATCCTCAACGGGTTCTTCCTGGGGATCGTCACGCTGGTCGGCATGGCGAGCCTGGACTGGCGTCTCGGTCTCGCTGGCGCGCTGGCCATCCCGGCCTACATCGCCGGCTTGCGTTGGTACCTACCGCGATCGGCCCCGATGTACGCCGACGAGCGGATCGCGATCGCCAACCGGGCGCAGGTCACGGTCGAGTCGATCCAGGGTGCCAGGACCATCGACGCCTACGAGATCCACGATCGGCACCTCGCCGACATCGACCGGGCCTCGCGCCGGGCGCGGGACATCTCGATCGCGGTGTTCACGTTCTTCACCCGCCTGGTCGGGCGCGTCAATCGCGCCGAATTCATCGGCCTGACCGCCACATTGGTGGTCGGTTTCCTGCTGGTGCGTTCCGGTGGTGTCACGGTCGGGCAGGTCACCGCGGCGGCGTTGATGTTCCACCGGCTGTTCAACCCCATCGGTGAACTGATGTACAACTTCGACGAGATACAGTCGGCCTCGGCAAGCCTCGCACGTCTGGTGGGTGTCATCGATCTGGACGTCGGCGGGCGGGGCACACGGCACACGGGGTCGGCGACGCCGTACGGCGCCGACGTCGTGGTGGACAACGTGTCGTTCGCTTATGACGCGGGACGTGAAGTCCTGCACGGTGTTTCGCTCACCATCCCGGCGGGGACCCGTTGCGCGCTGGTGGGCACCACCGGCGCAGGCAAGACCACGTTGGCCGGAATCGTCGCGGGAATGCTCACGCCGACCGCCGGGCAGGCCCGCATCGGTGGGGTCCCGGTCACCGAGATCGCCGATCTTCGGCGCTGGGTCGCCACGATCACGCAGGAAGTGCACGTGTTCTCCGGTCCGCTCATCGACGACCTGCGACTCGTGGCGCCCGCCGCGACGCTCGACGAGGTCTTGGCCGCACTGGAAACCGTCGGCGCGAGTACCTGGGTCAAGGCACTCGACGACGGGCTCGACACCCACGTCGGCGAGCACGGACTCGAGCTGACGGCCGCGCAGGCCCAGCACGTCGCGATGGCCCGGCTGGTGCTCGCCGATCCGAAGGTGGTGGTTCTCGATGAGGCCACCGCGGAGGCGGGCAGCGCCCATGCGGCCGAACTCGAGGACGCCGCCGCGGCGGCCACCGCGGGCCGCACCACACTCATCGTCGCGCACCGCCTGACCCAGGCCGCTCAGGCAGACCAAGTGGCGGTCATGGCCGACGGCCGCATCGTCGAACACGGCACCCACGCGGAACTGATCGCCATGGGCGGTCGGTACGCGCAGCTGTGGCAGGCCTGGAGCAGGCACAACTGA
- a CDS encoding ABC transporter ATP-binding protein: MADTTRTHRRWTGVRVLRRTVSRNLKWLTSGTTLIAVHQLCEVSVPVLIGIIVDRAVATGSVEAIIRWIAVLAALFVVLTVVYRFGARLLMFAIARESHLLRVESSAKILDPLGIRTDYKVGELLSISSDDADEVSYLLDYVPRIAGAVVGTAVSGAVLLTIDLPLGLMVLIGVPVVVLGLQLTAPMIARRVEDQQAEIGRATALATDLISGHRPLQGIGAQANAAGRYRVASRRALTATLRAARIQSAHSGAAAAAGALAAMAVAVAATYFAIRGSLTVGQLITVIGLAQFLIEPFSLLAIVPSWVAEARASANRVANVLNAETRHSPGIAAEPGNSAAHLSVRRATHGGLKGLSFDVEPGEFVAVLTTDVRDASALVDLLSGFERAEDKGTVLVGGRRLDQIPPGERREQLLVEHHLSAMFSGTLESNLHVIPPEARRGEVRVADALQASCALDVVDLHPDGLAHRVVERGASLSGGQRQRWTLARALLVDPAVLVLHDPTTAVDAVTEQAIADGIRRLRAAAGRTTLVLTSSPALLAAADRVLLVVDGRLRSEGTHRELVDAHDDYRDLVTR; the protein is encoded by the coding sequence ATGGCCGACACCACGCGAACCCACCGGCGTTGGACCGGAGTTCGCGTACTTCGGCGTACCGTGAGTCGAAACCTGAAGTGGCTCACGTCCGGTACGACTCTCATCGCCGTGCACCAACTGTGCGAGGTGTCGGTCCCCGTGCTCATCGGCATCATCGTCGACCGCGCCGTGGCAACCGGCAGCGTCGAAGCGATCATTCGCTGGATCGCCGTGCTTGCCGCACTTTTCGTGGTGCTGACGGTGGTCTACCGCTTCGGCGCACGATTGTTGATGTTCGCCATCGCGCGCGAATCACACCTGCTTCGGGTCGAGTCGAGCGCCAAGATCCTCGACCCGCTCGGAATCAGAACCGACTACAAGGTCGGTGAACTGCTCTCGATCTCGTCCGACGACGCCGACGAGGTGTCGTACCTGCTCGACTACGTGCCGCGCATCGCCGGCGCGGTGGTGGGCACCGCGGTGAGTGGCGCGGTCCTGCTGACCATAGATCTGCCACTGGGTTTGATGGTTCTGATCGGTGTGCCCGTGGTGGTGCTCGGCCTTCAGCTCACCGCGCCGATGATCGCGCGTCGGGTGGAGGATCAGCAGGCCGAGATCGGCCGCGCCACGGCATTGGCGACCGACCTGATCAGCGGGCATCGACCGCTGCAGGGCATCGGCGCACAGGCCAACGCCGCCGGACGCTACCGCGTCGCGAGCCGTCGCGCGCTCACCGCGACACTGCGTGCCGCACGCATCCAGAGTGCTCATTCAGGTGCGGCCGCCGCGGCCGGAGCGCTCGCCGCCATGGCCGTGGCGGTGGCCGCCACATACTTCGCGATCCGCGGGTCACTGACCGTCGGCCAGTTGATCACCGTGATCGGCCTCGCACAGTTCCTCATCGAACCGTTCTCCCTGTTGGCGATCGTGCCCAGCTGGGTCGCCGAAGCCCGCGCCTCGGCCAACCGCGTGGCCAACGTCCTCAACGCCGAGACCCGCCACTCCCCCGGCATCGCGGCCGAGCCGGGGAACTCCGCGGCGCACCTGTCGGTCCGCCGCGCGACCCACGGCGGTCTGAAAGGTCTGTCGTTCGACGTCGAGCCGGGCGAGTTCGTCGCGGTACTCACCACCGATGTCCGTGACGCATCTGCGCTCGTGGACCTGCTCTCCGGGTTCGAGCGAGCCGAGGACAAGGGCACCGTGCTGGTGGGTGGCCGCCGCCTCGACCAGATCCCGCCCGGCGAGCGGCGCGAACAGTTGCTGGTCGAACACCATCTGAGCGCGATGTTCAGCGGCACCCTGGAATCGAATCTGCACGTGATCCCGCCCGAAGCGCGTCGCGGTGAGGTCCGCGTCGCGGACGCGCTGCAGGCGTCGTGCGCCCTCGATGTCGTCGACCTGCACCCCGACGGCCTCGCCCATCGGGTCGTGGAACGGGGCGCCAGTCTCTCCGGCGGGCAGCGTCAGCGCTGGACGCTGGCCCGCGCCCTGCTGGTCGACCCCGCGGTCCTGGTGTTGCACGACCCAACGACCGCGGTCGACGCGGTCACGGAACAGGCCATCGCCGACGGCATCCGCCGGCTGCGTGCCGCCGCGGGACGCACCACGCTTGTCCTGACGAGCAGCCCCGCCCTGCTGGCCGCGGCCGACCGCGTCCTGCTCGTCGTCGATGGCCGGCTGCGCAGCGAGGGCACCCACCGAGAACTGGTGGACGCCCACGACGACTACCGGGATCTGGTGACACGATGA
- a CDS encoding MbtH family protein yields the protein MSDNPFDDAEGRFMVLVNDEGQHSLWPVFADIPAGWSVVYGGPDGADRDSALRYVDDNWHDLRPRSLREAPGSTATLA from the coding sequence TTGTCCGACAATCCATTTGACGACGCCGAAGGGCGCTTCATGGTCTTGGTCAACGACGAGGGCCAGCATTCGCTGTGGCCCGTGTTCGCCGACATTCCCGCAGGCTGGTCGGTCGTCTACGGCGGACCGGACGGTGCTGATCGTGACAGCGCCCTGCGGTACGTCGATGACAACTGGCACGATCTGCGTCCGCGATCGCTGCGCGAAGCGCCCGGCAGTACGGCAACTTTGGCGTGA
- a CDS encoding methionyl-tRNA formyltransferase — translation MRVVMFGYQTWGHRTLQALLKSRHDVCLVVTHPTSDHAYESIWADSVEDLAREAGIEVFLAKRPTPELIERVEALAPDVAVANNWRTRLPRELFSIPKYGTVNLHDSLLPRFTGFSPVIWSLISGASHTGLTAHLMDDELDTGDILLQRSVEITPTSTGTSLVYDTLDLVPEVLEEALDSIENGTAAPVPQDLAQRTFFHKRSDRDSLVDWSWPAADIERFIRALSDPYPNAYTYFRGERLRLIAAHVSRCTYGGTPGRVFIEEDGGMVIVAGAEAFRGQSPGLVLDVVRTDDGVDHAALDYFGHGGGYLTATAEFVTA, via the coding sequence GTGCGCGTGGTCATGTTCGGCTACCAGACGTGGGGCCATCGGACCCTGCAGGCATTGTTGAAATCGAGGCACGACGTGTGCCTGGTGGTCACTCACCCGACGAGTGACCATGCCTACGAATCGATTTGGGCCGACTCGGTCGAAGACCTGGCGCGTGAAGCCGGAATCGAGGTGTTCCTGGCCAAACGGCCCACACCCGAACTGATCGAGCGCGTCGAGGCGCTGGCACCCGACGTCGCCGTGGCAAACAACTGGCGTACTCGCCTGCCGCGCGAACTCTTCTCGATACCCAAATACGGCACCGTGAATTTGCACGACTCGCTGCTGCCGAGGTTCACCGGATTCTCACCGGTCATCTGGTCACTGATCAGCGGAGCCAGCCACACCGGGCTCACGGCCCATCTCATGGACGACGAACTCGACACCGGCGACATCCTGCTGCAGCGGTCCGTCGAGATCACCCCCACCAGCACCGGTACCAGCCTGGTATACGACACGCTCGACCTGGTACCCGAGGTGTTGGAAGAGGCACTCGACTCCATCGAGAACGGCACCGCCGCGCCGGTTCCGCAAGACCTTGCGCAACGGACGTTCTTCCACAAGCGTTCCGACCGTGACAGTCTCGTGGACTGGTCCTGGCCGGCCGCCGACATCGAGCGGTTCATCCGCGCGCTGTCGGATCCCTATCCCAACGCCTACACCTACTTTCGCGGTGAACGACTCCGCCTGATCGCCGCGCACGTCTCGCGTTGCACCTACGGCGGAACCCCGGGCCGGGTGTTCATCGAAGAGGACGGTGGAATGGTGATCGTCGCGGGCGCCGAGGCGTTCCGCGGACAGTCACCTGGTCTGGTGCTCGACGTGGTGCGTACCGACGACGGCGTCGACCACGCGGCACTTGACTACTTCGGCCACGGAGGCGGATATCTGACCGCCACAGCGGAATTCGTCACCGCTTGA
- a CDS encoding ABC transporter ATP-binding protein has protein sequence MTQQPQNPALRADDVSIAYDDHIIIDGLSVEVPVDRVTAIVGPNACGKSTLLRGFARLLKPSAGQVILDGHDIATMHTKEVARRLGLLPQTSIAPEGITVADLVARGRFPHQKVFRQWSRDDAAAVADAMRHTGVTDLSARLVDELSGGQRQRVWVAMVLAQQTPLILLDEPTTYLDIAHQVELLDLFAMLNREHGRTVVAVLHDLNQACRYADELIVMKAGHIVAQGDPNTVMSAELVHDVYGLECQIIDDPQTGTPLIVPRASRHARIVKR, from the coding sequence ATGACTCAACAGCCACAGAACCCGGCGCTCCGAGCCGACGACGTCTCGATCGCCTACGACGACCACATCATCATCGACGGTCTGTCGGTCGAGGTACCCGTGGACCGGGTGACCGCGATCGTGGGGCCCAATGCGTGTGGCAAGTCGACACTGTTGCGGGGTTTCGCCCGGTTGTTGAAACCGTCTGCCGGGCAGGTGATTCTCGACGGGCACGACATCGCGACCATGCACACGAAAGAGGTGGCACGGCGGCTGGGCCTGTTGCCGCAGACCTCGATCGCACCGGAGGGCATCACGGTGGCCGATCTCGTGGCGCGTGGCCGATTCCCGCATCAAAAGGTGTTCCGGCAGTGGTCTCGCGACGATGCGGCGGCGGTGGCCGACGCCATGCGGCACACCGGGGTGACAGACCTCTCGGCGCGACTGGTCGACGAACTGTCCGGTGGCCAGCGCCAGCGGGTGTGGGTCGCGATGGTGCTCGCGCAGCAGACCCCGCTGATCCTGCTGGACGAACCGACCACCTACCTCGACATCGCACATCAGGTGGAACTGCTCGACCTGTTCGCGATGCTCAACCGCGAACACGGCCGAACCGTGGTCGCCGTGTTGCACGACCTCAACCAGGCGTGCCGCTACGCCGACGAGCTGATCGTGATGAAGGCCGGTCATATTGTGGCCCAGGGCGATCCGAACACCGTGATGTCAGCGGAACTGGTCCACGATGTCTACGGGCTGGAATGCCAGATCATCGATGACCCGCAGACCGGTACCCCACTGATCGTCCCGCGCGCGTCGCGGCACGCAAGAATCGTCAAGCGGTGA